The following coding sequences are from one Streptomyces dengpaensis window:
- a CDS encoding helix-turn-helix domain-containing protein, whose translation MTFEPEALGQSRSDLAAALKSERKRAGWTQVRLAKRCNMSQTKISNIESGKLTPAIVDVELILHALGAEGPLAGEILALARSANTEWQDHWSSRRRGLDKKQNELARLEAVSTQFRYFLLSMITGLLATPEYVRASIADVPGDQSKTIAKKLERQRVLVNPEKTFTFLLTEQAVRWPLLPPIEMAMQMDRLVSVSRIPNVQLGVIPLAGHIPERPLNTFTVYDRRLATVETGTGALILRDHRDVNAYREDFERYERYAVWGDDCRALLNDWSVIFTRQHQ comes from the coding sequence TTGACCTTTGAGCCAGAGGCCCTGGGCCAGTCGAGATCAGACCTAGCGGCGGCGCTGAAGAGCGAGCGCAAGCGGGCCGGGTGGACGCAAGTCCGGCTCGCGAAGCGCTGCAACATGAGCCAGACAAAGATCAGCAATATCGAGAGCGGGAAGCTCACCCCCGCCATAGTCGACGTCGAGCTGATCCTTCATGCCCTTGGAGCGGAAGGGCCGCTGGCGGGCGAGATCCTCGCCCTCGCTCGCTCTGCGAACACGGAGTGGCAGGACCACTGGAGCTCACGCCGCAGAGGCTTGGACAAGAAGCAGAACGAACTGGCCAGACTGGAGGCGGTCTCCACGCAGTTCCGCTACTTCCTGCTCTCCATGATTACGGGCCTGCTCGCCACGCCCGAGTACGTGCGCGCGAGCATCGCTGACGTTCCCGGAGACCAGTCCAAGACCATCGCGAAGAAGCTGGAGCGGCAAAGAGTCCTGGTCAATCCGGAGAAGACGTTCACTTTCCTTCTCACGGAACAGGCCGTCCGGTGGCCACTGCTTCCGCCCATCGAAATGGCCATGCAGATGGACCGACTTGTGTCTGTATCGCGAATCCCTAACGTGCAGTTGGGGGTGATCCCTTTGGCGGGACATATTCCAGAGCGCCCCCTCAACACATTCACAGTCTATGACCGTCGCCTGGCCACCGTGGAGACAGGGACGGGGGCCTTGATACTCCGGGACCACCGGGACGTGAACGCGTATCGAGAGGACTTCGAGCGGTACGAGAGATACGCCGTCTGGGGTGACGACTGCCGGGCGCTCTTGAACGACTGGTCCGTGATCTTTACCCGACAACACCAATAG
- a CDS encoding DUF6879 family protein yields MLLAGEAWAARFERFTQEAWRLETLPQYLMPQEEEEFAAFRSGARIAPENVANEYTDRLRRQAAERRVQGRVHVVTRPLSAYLRFEFHHYYKAHALAGEQIRILDVTDRPNPIEGAQDFWMFDRSEVVLMNYHPDGRQISREVYAGDVAPFVEYQRVAVIESVPFEEYVKGLDL; encoded by the coding sequence GTGCTCTTGGCTGGTGAGGCGTGGGCGGCGCGGTTCGAGCGCTTCACGCAGGAGGCATGGCGCCTGGAGACGCTGCCGCAGTACCTCATGCCGCAGGAGGAAGAGGAGTTCGCCGCATTCCGTTCGGGCGCTCGTATCGCCCCCGAGAACGTGGCGAACGAGTACACCGACCGTCTACGCCGACAGGCGGCGGAGAGGCGCGTACAGGGCCGCGTCCACGTCGTCACTCGCCCACTGTCCGCGTACCTGCGCTTCGAGTTCCACCATTACTACAAGGCTCACGCCTTGGCCGGGGAGCAGATCCGCATTCTCGACGTCACGGACAGGCCCAATCCCATCGAGGGTGCACAGGACTTCTGGATGTTCGACCGCTCCGAAGTGGTCCTCATGAACTACCACCCGGACGGTAGGCAAATCAGCCGCGAAGTGTACGCAGGCGACGTGGCACCGTTCGTCGAATACCAGAGGGTCGCGGTAATCGAGTCGGTCCCCTTCGAGGAGTACGTGAAGGGCCTTGACCTTTGA
- a CDS encoding CehA/McbA family metallohydrolase, which yields MCTEHCDRHTEPLENDRLPRRTLLAAATGLGAAALTLTPVSFAQAADGTPAAADGTGEVTRTITGHLETGVADFVYLPVEVPTGVREIAVSYSYDKPSVPVGTPGNSCDIGVFDQRGTKLGSKGFRGWSGGFRTSFAISTTEATPGYLPGPVEAGTWYIVLGPYQVAPQGMDYSVQVTLRFGEPGPAFVPNFPPERAKGRGRAWYRGDCHLHTVHSDGKRTPAELAAAARASKLDFMVSTEHNTSSAHAIWGEHAGDDLLIIAGEEVTTRNGHWLALGVDPGQWIDWRYRSRDDQFARYAREVHRSGGLVVPAHPYTPYIGAQWKFGYEHADAVELWNGPWTYDDESAVDVWDAMLGDAVRKGHDWVPAMGNSDAHREPQVVGAPHMVVHAENLSRTAILDAIRNGRSWITEWSTVDLAFTVTGRGMQAGIGERLRVPSDAPVDVRLDVSGVPGGTVRFITDEGQMHQRSLPASGTGTVVWRTTASLAAYVRAEIRHPRADGTPGKGNSMSPDLPWGAMAAMTNPIFLERTDD from the coding sequence ATGTGCACCGAACACTGTGACCGCCACACCGAACCCCTGGAGAACGACCGGCTTCCCCGCCGCACCCTCCTGGCGGCCGCGACCGGTCTCGGCGCGGCGGCGCTCACCCTGACTCCTGTCTCCTTCGCGCAGGCCGCTGACGGCACGCCGGCCGCAGCCGACGGCACCGGCGAGGTGACCAGGACGATCACCGGGCATCTGGAGACCGGTGTGGCGGACTTCGTGTACCTGCCGGTGGAAGTGCCGACGGGCGTACGTGAGATCGCCGTCTCCTACTCCTACGACAAGCCCTCGGTGCCGGTCGGGACACCGGGCAACTCCTGCGACATCGGCGTCTTCGACCAGCGCGGCACCAAGCTGGGAAGCAAGGGCTTCCGTGGTTGGTCCGGCGGCTTCCGAACGTCCTTCGCCATCAGCACGACCGAGGCCACGCCCGGCTATCTGCCCGGTCCCGTCGAGGCCGGTACGTGGTACATCGTCCTCGGCCCGTACCAGGTGGCGCCGCAGGGCATGGACTACAGCGTGCAGGTAACTCTGCGGTTTGGCGAGCCCGGTCCGGCGTTCGTCCCCAACTTCCCGCCGGAGCGGGCCAAGGGACGCGGGCGCGCCTGGTACCGCGGCGACTGCCATCTGCACACCGTGCACTCCGACGGCAAGCGCACGCCCGCCGAACTCGCGGCCGCGGCACGCGCCTCCAAACTGGACTTCATGGTCTCCACCGAGCACAACACCTCCTCTGCGCACGCGATCTGGGGCGAGCACGCCGGTGACGACCTGCTGATCATCGCCGGTGAGGAGGTCACCACGCGCAACGGCCACTGGCTGGCGCTGGGTGTCGACCCGGGCCAGTGGATCGACTGGCGTTACCGTTCCCGCGACGACCAGTTCGCGCGCTACGCGCGGGAGGTGCACCGCTCCGGGGGCCTGGTGGTGCCCGCGCACCCGTACACCCCGTACATCGGCGCTCAGTGGAAGTTCGGCTATGAGCACGCCGACGCCGTGGAGCTGTGGAACGGCCCCTGGACGTACGACGACGAGTCGGCCGTCGATGTCTGGGACGCCATGCTCGGCGACGCGGTCAGGAAGGGCCACGACTGGGTGCCGGCCATGGGCAACAGCGATGCGCACCGGGAGCCCCAGGTGGTCGGTGCGCCGCACATGGTCGTGCACGCCGAGAACCTCAGCCGGACCGCGATCCTGGACGCCATCCGCAACGGCCGCAGCTGGATCACCGAGTGGTCCACCGTCGACCTGGCCTTCACCGTCACCGGCCGTGGCATGCAGGCCGGTATCGGCGAGCGGCTGCGGGTGCCCTCCGACGCTCCCGTGGACGTCCGGCTGGACGTCTCGGGCGTGCCGGGCGGCACCGTCCGCTTCATCACCGACGAGGGCCAGATGCACCAGAGGTCGCTGCCCGCCTCCGGCACCGGCACGGTCGTGTGGCGCACCACCGCCTCGCTCGCCGCGTACGTGCGCGCCGAGATCCGCCACCCGAGGGCCGACGGCACCCCGGGCAAGGGCAACTCCA